A window from Gottschalkiaceae bacterium SANA encodes these proteins:
- a CDS encoding ABC transporter permease, with product MKQLRIKAVFILAGGLIWQGIYLSGVYSPLLFPSLGTICTALGRDIVEGALVDQFLYSMRLVIEGLALSLVLGLGIALFARSYSMFRSGVNLLISIAHPLPGVVLLPLVILWAGIGEGAVLFIIVHSVLWPFLVSFFSALDHLPQTQQEVADNYEIFGWRRLIWVDLPGSFPGFLSGLKIGWSRAWRALISAEMIFGATSGSGGIGWYLFQKRVFMDTAGLFAGLLVIMLIGVLIEGLFFRWVERKTVLRWGMER from the coding sequence ATGAAGCAATTGCGAATTAAAGCGGTATTTATTTTAGCTGGTGGTCTAATCTGGCAGGGCATATATTTGTCGGGTGTTTATTCGCCCTTGTTATTTCCTTCTTTGGGAACAATTTGTACTGCTCTAGGCAGGGATATCGTCGAGGGCGCTTTGGTTGATCAGTTTCTTTATTCCATGCGACTGGTTATCGAAGGATTGGCCTTGTCTCTTGTTTTGGGTTTGGGAATTGCCTTGTTTGCACGTTCTTATTCGATGTTTCGAAGTGGAGTCAATCTTTTGATCAGCATTGCTCATCCCTTGCCTGGGGTTGTTCTTTTACCCTTGGTGATCCTTTGGGCGGGGATTGGGGAGGGCGCAGTTCTTTTTATTATTGTCCATTCTGTTCTTTGGCCCTTTCTCGTAAGTTTTTTCAGCGCATTGGATCACTTACCGCAAACCCAGCAAGAGGTAGCGGACAATTATGAGATATTTGGCTGGCGTCGATTGATTTGGGTGGACTTACCAGGTTCGTTTCCGGGTTTTTTATCCGGTTTGAAGATCGGGTGGAGTCGAGCATGGCGAGCTTTAATCAGTGCAGAAATGATTTTTGGCGCAACGAGTGGATCTGGTGGAATCGGCTGGTATCTGTTTCAAAAACGAGTATTTATGGACACGGCTGGCTTGTTCGCTGGCTTGCTTGTAATTATGTTGATTGGTGTTTTAATTGAGGGTCTATTTTTTCGCTGGGTTGAAAGAAAGACGGTGCTTCGCTGGGGGATGGAACGATGA
- a CDS encoding sulfurtransferase TusA family protein: MAKEIIIDSLGEACPVPLVKAQNALKEMEIGDVLVLQIDHSCAMKNVPEWARKDGHNVEIEEVDDGEWEVIIEKAK, from the coding sequence ATGGCAAAAGAAATCATCATCGACTCTCTAGGCGAAGCATGCCCAGTACCTTTGGTAAAAGCACAAAACGCATTGAAAGAAATGGAAATCGGTGACGTACTGGTTCTTCAAATCGATCATAGCTGTGCCATGAAAAATGTTCCCGAGTGGGCCCGCAAAGACGGACACAACGTTGAAATCGAAGAAGTTGACGACGGCGAGTGGGAAGTAATCATCGAGAAAGCGAAATAA
- the gcvPB gene encoding aminomethyl-transferring glycine dehydrogenase subunit GcvPB has protein sequence MIQYDQLIFEISKPGRKGYRLPTDDFTGFEVADLFPIDLQRQEKAELPEVAENQVVRHYTNLSNKNFGVDTGFYPLGSCTMKYNPKINDEIAGLPGFTCIHPLQPESSAQGAMALLYDLELKLAEITGMDAVSLQPAAGAHGELTGIMMVKAYHDARNDKKRTKIIVPDTAHGTNPATAAMVGFEIVEVPSDETGGVDVEALKAVMSDEIAGLMLTNPSTLGLFEKNIEEIAALIHEAGGLLYYDGANLNAVMGKSRPGDMGFDIVHLNLHKTMSTPHGGGGPGAGPVGVKQRVADFLPKPVIVKEEDRYHFEYDRPLSIGKMKGFYGNFGVLVRAYTYILTMGAQGLRTASEMAVLNANYMQERLKEDYVLPFDTICKHEFVLDGLKNVSEIEVTTLDVAKRLLDHGYHPPTIYFPLIVHNAIMIEPTETESLETLDAFCDAMIEIAKEAVQSPELLKNAPTKTIIRRVDEVRAARKPVLRWTKEAVNG, from the coding sequence ATGATTCAATATGATCAATTAATTTTTGAAATATCGAAGCCTGGAAGAAAAGGATATCGTCTGCCGACAGATGATTTTACTGGATTCGAAGTGGCCGATCTTTTTCCTATAGATTTGCAACGTCAAGAGAAGGCAGAATTGCCCGAGGTAGCGGAGAATCAAGTGGTTCGTCATTACACCAATCTTTCAAACAAGAACTTTGGCGTAGACACGGGATTTTACCCATTGGGTTCTTGTACCATGAAATATAATCCTAAAATTAATGATGAGATTGCCGGATTGCCTGGATTCACGTGTATTCACCCCTTACAGCCGGAATCAAGCGCCCAGGGTGCTATGGCTTTGTTATATGATTTGGAGCTGAAACTGGCAGAAATTACAGGGATGGATGCGGTCTCCTTGCAACCAGCAGCGGGTGCGCACGGCGAATTGACAGGAATTATGATGGTCAAGGCTTACCATGATGCACGAAATGATAAAAAAAGAACCAAGATTATCGTGCCTGATACGGCCCACGGAACCAACCCGGCAACAGCGGCCATGGTTGGATTTGAAATTGTTGAAGTCCCATCAGATGAAACTGGCGGTGTGGATGTGGAAGCCTTGAAGGCTGTGATGAGTGATGAAATTGCAGGTTTGATGTTAACCAATCCTAGCACTTTGGGTTTGTTTGAGAAAAACATTGAAGAGATTGCAGCCTTGATCCATGAGGCTGGCGGATTGTTGTATTATGATGGCGCCAATTTGAATGCAGTCATGGGAAAAAGTCGACCTGGAGATATGGGATTTGATATTGTACACTTAAACCTACACAAGACAATGTCTACCCCTCATGGTGGTGGCGGTCCCGGTGCGGGTCCCGTTGGTGTCAAGCAGCGAGTGGCGGATTTTTTGCCAAAACCGGTCATTGTGAAGGAAGAAGACCGATATCATTTTGAATACGATCGGCCTTTGTCTATTGGAAAAATGAAAGGTTTCTATGGAAATTTTGGTGTGCTTGTGCGAGCTTATACCTATATTTTAACCATGGGTGCCCAAGGTTTGAGAACAGCTAGCGAGATGGCGGTTTTGAATGCGAATTATATGCAAGAACGATTGAAGGAAGACTATGTCTTGCCATTTGATACAATCTGTAAGCATGAATTCGTTTTGGATGGATTGAAAAACGTATCAGAGATCGAGGTGACAACTCTCGATGTGGCCAAACGTCTTTTGGATCATGGCTACCATCCGCCTACAATTTACTTCCCATTGATTGTTCATAATGCCATCATGATTGAACCGACAGAGACGGAAAGCCTAGAGACTCTGGATGCCTTTTGCGATGCCATGATTGAGATTGCAAAAGAGGCGGTTCAATCTCCAGAATTATTGAAAAATGCGCCAACGAAGACCATTATTCGACGAGTTGACGAGGTTCGGGCAGCCAGAAAGCCAGTGCTTCGTTGGACCAAGGAGGCCGTAAATGGCTAG
- the rffA gene encoding dTDP-4-amino-4,6-dideoxygalactose transaminase → MKIPFHRPFWSDLEEKNLIEVISHSDGSGDGCFTGHVQNCLGKMYGTDKVLLTGSASLALEMAIRLTGLQPGDEVIMPSFNFPSAANSVLLAGGVPVFVETGLDLMIDSAAVRRAVTERTKGILLVHYAGAAAELEDLMALAQEQKLWIVEDAAQGFGVKDNEGNPVGTRGDFGVVSFHGTKVVSGGEGGALIVNQKSQVVWERALRMHQKGTNRNAFLQGTIDRYSWQGIGMSACPSEFQMAVLDAQLEKMDEILEKRRKLWHCYQRALAPFMGEAVRMADKVSQNGHIFWLCFKEAEKAKLFQSWMREHGIAVYSHFVPLHTTEFGMRFRGNGQPGLDEEASLQDRVMRLPIYPSLKEKEQNEVIRCVKDFLKENLK, encoded by the coding sequence ATGAAAATTCCATTTCATCGTCCGTTTTGGTCGGACTTAGAGGAGAAAAATCTAATAGAAGTGATATCGCATTCAGATGGATCTGGAGATGGTTGTTTTACTGGGCATGTACAAAACTGCTTAGGGAAGATGTATGGGACCGACAAGGTTTTATTGACTGGATCGGCAAGCCTTGCCTTGGAAATGGCCATTCGCTTGACCGGCTTACAACCGGGTGACGAGGTAATTATGCCTTCTTTTAACTTTCCATCAGCCGCTAATTCGGTCTTGTTGGCTGGGGGAGTTCCTGTCTTTGTTGAAACTGGATTGGATCTGATGATTGATTCGGCTGCCGTAAGGCGAGCAGTCACAGAAAGAACAAAAGGAATATTGTTGGTTCATTATGCCGGTGCGGCTGCGGAGCTCGAGGATTTGATGGCGCTTGCACAAGAGCAAAAACTTTGGATTGTGGAGGATGCCGCTCAAGGCTTTGGCGTAAAAGATAATGAGGGAAATCCTGTGGGGACTCGTGGCGATTTTGGGGTTGTCAGTTTTCATGGAACCAAGGTAGTTAGTGGCGGTGAAGGTGGCGCCTTGATTGTGAATCAAAAGAGCCAGGTTGTTTGGGAGCGAGCCCTGCGCATGCATCAAAAGGGAACGAATCGGAATGCTTTTTTGCAAGGGACCATTGATCGATACTCCTGGCAGGGCATTGGGATGAGTGCATGTCCTTCTGAATTTCAGATGGCAGTATTGGATGCTCAATTAGAAAAGATGGATGAAATTCTGGAAAAAAGACGAAAATTGTGGCATTGTTATCAGAGAGCCTTGGCCCCTTTTATGGGAGAGGCTGTGCGAATGGCTGACAAGGTTAGTCAAAATGGACATATCTTTTGGCTTTGTTTTAAAGAAGCGGAAAAGGCGAAGTTGTTTCAATCTTGGATGCGAGAGCATGGCATTGCTGTCTATAGTCATTTTGTCCCCTTGCATACAACGGAATTTGGTATGCGGTTTCGGGGAAATGGGCAGCCTGGTCTAGATGAGGAGGCAAGCCTACAGGATCGAGTGATGCGATTGCCGATTTATCCTTCTTTGAAAGAAAAAGAACAAAATGAAGTGATTCGGTGTGTAAAAGATTTTTTAAAGGAGAATTTGAAATGA
- a CDS encoding FAD-dependent oxidoreductase has translation MAREKKVENYDVVIIGGGPAGLTAAIYAGRARLKTILIEKALIGGLATYTNEIANYPGFPDAPKGEAITNLMKEQAKKMGVDFKLTAVKSVELEGEEKVVETFRNKYLAKTVILATGGRNRVTGGKNEEKYLFDKGISFCATCDAAANTDKHVVVIGSGDAAIEEGMFLTKFASKVTVSVMHDEGKMDCNEIAKEAAMANDKMEFVWNTVVDSFEGSEEYLETVVMKNVKTGELMPIDCDNCFEFIGYIPNTELFEGQIDMTGRKYIMTNDKMETSMPGVFAVGDVREKWLKQIATAVGDGAIAGMAAESYIAETETFEEHIMQSAKPGLIYVYNAIDADSRTFLQTIEKIEGDAAGAIAVNRIDVYKSTGLADRLNITSFPAVVTTEGGKIAKTLTEDLTEASIKAALNL, from the coding sequence ATGGCAAGAGAAAAAAAAGTTGAAAATTATGATGTAGTCATCATCGGTGGCGGTCCTGCAGGTTTGACTGCGGCGATTTACGCTGGACGCGCTCGATTAAAAACAATCTTAATTGAGAAAGCCTTGATCGGTGGATTGGCTACTTACACAAATGAAATTGCAAACTATCCCGGATTTCCAGATGCGCCTAAAGGCGAAGCCATCACCAACTTGATGAAGGAACAAGCCAAAAAAATGGGCGTAGACTTCAAATTGACTGCTGTAAAAAGCGTTGAATTAGAAGGCGAAGAAAAAGTTGTTGAAACTTTCCGCAACAAGTATCTAGCGAAAACCGTCATCCTTGCAACGGGTGGACGTAACCGTGTAACGGGTGGAAAAAACGAAGAGAAATACTTGTTTGACAAGGGAATTTCTTTCTGTGCAACCTGTGATGCAGCTGCAAACACAGACAAGCACGTTGTTGTAATCGGCTCTGGCGATGCTGCCATTGAAGAAGGCATGTTCCTGACTAAATTTGCAAGCAAAGTTACCGTTTCTGTTATGCATGACGAAGGCAAAATGGATTGTAATGAAATTGCAAAAGAAGCAGCAATGGCCAACGACAAAATGGAATTTGTTTGGAATACTGTAGTTGACAGCTTTGAAGGTTCTGAAGAGTATTTGGAAACTGTTGTAATGAAAAACGTAAAAACTGGTGAATTGATGCCAATTGATTGCGACAACTGTTTCGAGTTCATCGGATACATCCCGAACACAGAACTATTCGAAGGCCAAATTGACATGACTGGACGCAAGTACATCATGACAAACGACAAAATGGAAACTAGCATGCCTGGTGTATTCGCAGTCGGTGATGTTCGCGAAAAATGGTTGAAGCAAATTGCAACTGCAGTTGGTGACGGTGCGATTGCCGGTATGGCCGCTGAGAGCTACATTGCTGAAACTGAAACTTTCGAAGAGCATATCATGCAATCTGCAAAACCTGGTTTGATCTACGTTTACAATGCAATTGACGCTGACAGCCGTACATTCCTTCAAACGATTGAAAAAATCGAAGGAGATGCTGCTGGTGCAATCGCAGTAAACCGTATTGACGTTTATAAGTCAACTGGCCTTGCTGATCGTTTGAACATTACATCTTTCCCTGCTGTTGTTACAACAGAGGGCGGAAAAATCGCAAAAACTTTGACAGAAGATCTTACTGAAGCTTCTATCAAAGCAGCACTGAACCTATAA
- the lpdA_4 gene encoding dihydrolipoyl dehydrogenase, with product MASVIVVGAGPAGYAAAIRAAQLGATVTLIEKEWIGGTCLNVGCIPTKAWVRSAEVFSLVQHAEEYGVMAELSKPDFPKIKLRKDQVVAQLVSGIEQLIKANKIEHLVGEATILSGKRVRVLGEGIDVVREADFVFMATGSKPRSLQVPGADLSGVMTSRDLLSIESQPERLLVIGGGVVGMEFASIFSTLGTKVTVVEFGDQILAHLDKDVSKRMQLILKKKGIEFALKTEVKFIEAVDGNLKVVAQGVKGPVEWQADRVLMATGRLPSFDEEALTQAQIQFEDNGILVNSFYQTNQTGIYAIGDCNGICLLAHSASHQAVAAVEHALLQQEPKEGLVPSCVFTLPEVSSVGMTESACKRSGQVCQTSKFSFAANGKAVSLGESEGFVKWIANDEGKLLGAQILGPHASDLIHEATLAIQNELTALDVFHTVHAHPTLSEAVHEAAGGLLGQAIHIAPAQKRK from the coding sequence ATGGCTAGTGTAATCGTAGTAGGAGCAGGACCTGCGGGTTATGCCGCAGCGATTCGGGCAGCGCAATTGGGTGCAACGGTAACTTTGATTGAAAAAGAATGGATTGGGGGGACCTGTTTAAATGTAGGTTGTATCCCAACCAAGGCTTGGGTGCGAAGCGCCGAGGTGTTTTCTCTGGTTCAACATGCGGAGGAATATGGGGTTATGGCGGAATTGTCAAAACCCGATTTTCCAAAGATTAAATTGCGAAAGGATCAAGTTGTCGCTCAGTTGGTATCCGGGATCGAGCAATTGATTAAAGCCAATAAGATTGAACATCTTGTTGGTGAGGCAACGATTCTTTCAGGGAAAAGGGTTCGGGTTCTTGGTGAGGGAATTGATGTTGTACGCGAAGCCGATTTTGTCTTCATGGCAACTGGGTCGAAACCAAGGAGCTTGCAAGTACCGGGAGCAGACTTATCTGGTGTCATGACGAGTCGTGACCTATTATCTATTGAGAGCCAACCAGAGCGCTTGCTTGTTATCGGTGGCGGTGTTGTAGGTATGGAGTTTGCAAGTATCTTTTCAACCTTGGGAACCAAGGTTACGGTCGTGGAATTCGGCGATCAAATCCTCGCTCATTTGGATAAGGATGTATCTAAACGGATGCAACTGATCCTCAAGAAAAAAGGGATCGAATTTGCTTTAAAGACAGAGGTAAAGTTTATTGAAGCAGTGGATGGAAACTTGAAAGTTGTGGCTCAAGGTGTTAAAGGACCAGTGGAATGGCAGGCTGATCGTGTCTTAATGGCGACAGGGCGCCTTCCATCCTTTGATGAGGAAGCTTTGACGCAAGCTCAGATTCAGTTTGAAGACAACGGGATTTTAGTGAATTCCTTTTATCAGACCAATCAAACCGGAATCTATGCCATAGGAGATTGCAACGGAATTTGCCTCTTGGCTCATTCTGCGTCTCATCAAGCGGTAGCGGCTGTTGAACATGCTTTACTGCAGCAAGAACCTAAGGAAGGGCTTGTTCCAAGTTGTGTATTCACTCTGCCGGAGGTTTCTTCTGTGGGGATGACTGAGTCCGCTTGCAAACGATCTGGCCAGGTGTGCCAAACAAGTAAATTTTCTTTTGCCGCTAACGGCAAGGCTGTAAGCCTTGGGGAAAGCGAGGGCTTTGTTAAATGGATAGCCAATGATGAGGGAAAATTGCTTGGGGCGCAGATCCTTGGCCCTCATGCTTCCGATCTGATTCACGAAGCAACCCTGGCTATTCAAAACGAGTTGACAGCTTTAGATGTATTCCATACGGTTCATGCCCATCCGACTCTGTCGGAAGCCGTGCATGAAGCGGCAGGCGGTTTGTTGGGTCAAGCGATTCATATTGCTCCGGCACAAAAAAGAAAATAA
- a CDS encoding ABC transporter ATP-binding protein, translating to MSGFRFDSVTKSFGDQMIFQDLSIHGDSGSFFCVVGKSGVGKSTFLRLLGGFDQAESGKITIGGEEVTRPQKKRPMVFQSYEQLFPWLPVWENIAFPLRAAGIGKVERRKQAMEALDAVGLVQDAEKYPHQLSGGMKQRVALARAWTSEPQLLLMDEPFGGLDMMTREILQDLLISLWRKKQWTVVFITHDLREAARLSTDLLILQENGKCEWKKNELLWPRDPYSADLNRWIQGIML from the coding sequence ATGAGTGGATTTCGATTTGATTCAGTGACAAAAAGCTTCGGGGACCAAATGATTTTTCAAGATCTCTCCATTCATGGAGATTCCGGCAGCTTTTTTTGCGTCGTTGGAAAGTCGGGGGTTGGAAAATCGACGTTTTTGCGTCTTTTGGGCGGATTCGATCAAGCAGAGAGCGGTAAAATCACCATTGGCGGTGAAGAGGTGACGCGTCCGCAAAAAAAGAGACCCATGGTGTTTCAAAGCTATGAGCAATTGTTTCCGTGGCTCCCTGTTTGGGAAAATATCGCCTTTCCATTGCGAGCGGCTGGGATTGGTAAGGTCGAGCGGCGAAAGCAGGCGATGGAAGCCTTGGATGCTGTGGGACTTGTTCAGGATGCGGAAAAGTATCCCCATCAATTGTCTGGAGGCATGAAGCAAAGGGTTGCTTTGGCAAGGGCGTGGACTTCAGAACCCCAATTGCTGTTGATGGATGAGCCCTTTGGTGGCTTGGATATGATGACGAGAGAAATTCTGCAAGACCTTTTAATTTCGCTGTGGAGAAAGAAGCAGTGGACAGTTGTTTTTATTACCCATGATCTTCGGGAGGCGGCACGCCTGTCGACAGACCTGTTGATTCTTCAGGAAAATGGGAAGTGTGAATGGAAAAAAAATGAGCTTTTATGGCCCCGGGATCCCTATTCAGCGGACCTGAATCGCTGGATTCAAGGGATTATGTTATGA
- a CDS encoding sulfurtransferase TusA family protein yields MLRLTLDCMGDFCPVPILKLERALETLSKGESMMLVCDHSCVVESVDEFLALRAYSYEMDEVMNGVWEITVTAD; encoded by the coding sequence ATGTTGCGTCTAACCCTTGATTGCATGGGTGATTTTTGCCCAGTACCCATATTAAAACTCGAGCGCGCCCTAGAGACTCTCTCCAAGGGTGAATCCATGATGCTAGTCTGCGATCACTCTTGCGTCGTCGAAAGCGTCGACGAATTTCTAGCCCTTCGCGCCTACTCCTATGAAATGGACGAGGTCATGAACGGGGTCTGGGAAATCACGGTCACTGCTGACTAA
- a CDS encoding sulfurtransferase TusA family protein: MAKEIIIDSLGEACPVPLVKAQNALKEMEIGDVLVLQIDHSCAMKNVPEWARKDGHNVEIEEVDDGEWEVIIEKAK, encoded by the coding sequence ATGGCAAAAGAAATCATCATCGACTCTCTAGGCGAAGCATGCCCGGTACCTTTGGTAAAAGCACAAAACGCATTGAAAGAAATGGAAATCGGTGACGTACTGGTTCTTCAAATCGATCATAGCTGCGCAATGAAAAATGTTCCCGAGTGGGCCCGCAAAGACGGACACAACGTTGAAATCGAAGAAGTTGACGACGGCGAGTGGGAAGTTATTATCGAGAAAGCAAAATAG
- a CDS encoding LysR family transcriptional regulator, with protein MNLDTLMYYRQIIENKSISKVANQSHISQSALSQMMQKFEDSLGYELMERSNRGVVPTELGKIVYKYSENIMNTYSKMLEEIDNYAKKSSSVRISATKSLVTYSMPCVLFRIKKVHPDHQYDLVTSELDRIIADVQNDISDFGVITSLPTKWVEGLEIVKIAEEQIVLVASETYSIPNEIMMDELFEYDLIMQSNSEHLYDELYRKISENGMDRELLKVLFKIDSIGAVKNALFNSYGIAMLPYPTVKRELYSKAYKKIQITDLALHYNIYLVHKPLEHLSATSRESIKTFKKLGNKAFC; from the coding sequence ATGAATTTAGACACTCTTATGTATTATCGACAGATTATTGAGAACAAAAGTATATCAAAAGTAGCCAATCAGTCTCATATTTCTCAATCTGCCTTGAGCCAGATGATGCAAAAATTTGAAGATTCATTGGGTTACGAGCTGATGGAACGGTCCAATCGCGGTGTCGTTCCGACGGAATTGGGAAAGATCGTATACAAATACTCGGAAAACATTATGAATACTTATAGCAAAATGTTAGAAGAGATTGACAATTATGCAAAAAAATCCAGCAGCGTGCGGATCAGTGCAACGAAATCCTTGGTTACCTATTCCATGCCTTGCGTCTTATTTCGCATAAAAAAGGTGCATCCTGATCATCAATATGATTTGGTCACTTCCGAGTTGGATCGAATCATTGCTGATGTACAGAATGACATTTCGGATTTTGGGGTGATTACCAGTTTGCCAACCAAATGGGTTGAGGGGCTTGAGATTGTAAAAATCGCAGAAGAGCAAATCGTCTTGGTTGCTTCTGAAACCTATTCCATACCCAATGAAATTATGATGGACGAATTATTTGAATATGATTTGATTATGCAGTCGAATTCGGAGCATCTCTATGACGAGTTGTATCGAAAGATTTCTGAAAATGGGATGGATCGAGAATTGTTGAAGGTCTTATTTAAAATCGATTCAATCGGAGCGGTGAAAAATGCATTGTTTAATTCCTACGGGATTGCCATGTTGCCGTATCCCACGGTAAAACGCGAACTCTATTCCAAGGCATACAAAAAGATCCAGATCACAGACCTGGCTCTTCATTACAATATATACTTGGTGCATAAGCCATTGGAACACTTGTCAGCAACAAGTAGAGAATCCATTAAAACCTTTAAAAAGCTGGGAAATAAAGCATTCTGTTAA